One genomic region from Ptychodera flava strain L36383 chromosome 14, AS_Pfla_20210202, whole genome shotgun sequence encodes:
- the LOC139150552 gene encoding ribosome-binding protein 1-like translates to MWAKSVMKRNEKKEGVRCGNRTTKGREIRHRKAHGGRVMGGQTEGASGGKKGAVQRNVGRGTTPENSGMAQQSRKGGISEHQRRTRYEAPQGACRSGEKAEGKEKIKSRGIHRGNEEWAEDSTGRINRKPKNGKGKMNRHGRGGGNKSRKATTQKINSGGGKKTIWGQKSGRARREASEAVVRRRVEANGGKKGNNEMSGWGEGVLTPGRE, encoded by the coding sequence ATGTGGGCAAAAAGTGTGATGAAGAGAAATGAGAAGAAGGAAGGAGTACGATGCGGAAATAGGACAACCAAAGGGAGAGAAATCCGGCACCGGAAAGCACATGGCGGAAGGGTCATGGGAGGACAGACAGAAGGGGCCTCCGGCGGCAAGAAAGGGGCCGTTCAAAGAAATGTTGGGAGGGGAACAACACCGGAGAACAGTGGGATGGCCCAACAAAGTAGAAAGGGAGGAATTAGTGAACATCAAAGGAGAACAAGGTATGAGGCGCCACAGGGGGCCTGTCGGAGCGGTGAAAAGGCGGAAGGGAAGGAGAAAATAAAATCCAGGGGTATTCATCGGGGAAATGAAGAATGGGCAGAGGACAGTACGGGTAGAATCAACAGAAAACCAAAAAATGGAAAAGGAAAAATGAACAGACATGGAAGGGGAGGGGGTAACAAGAGCAGAAAAGCCACAACGCAAAAGATAAATAGCGGAGGAGGGAAAAAGACGATATGGGGGCAGAAGTCGGGCCGAGCAAGGCGTGAGGCAAGTGAGGCCGTAGTACGCCGTAGGGTCGAAGCCAACGGCGGCAAAAAAGGCAATAACGAAATGTCGGGTTGGGGGGAAGGAGTTTTGACGCCGGGCAGGGAATGA
- the LOC139150553 gene encoding uncharacterized protein, with protein MLSLAQSPSAAEASPLPLVTVSPLRYSPWLQPAAEARPALQIPTPQQLQPSQLSPPLLPLSITPPGNQASAVQSPTIHTVSATPDAWSDILHSVVTTSPLRILVSPLFSPQPPPPLSSIPASTADVSTQTSPLSSTQVQPPTRSKSIPALMDIPTRPPPGWRPASNRRRPRRRLRPYWE; from the coding sequence ATGCTTTCCCTAGCACAATCGCCGTCCGCGGCAGAAGCATCGCCTTTACCGTTGGTCACTGTTTCGCCTCTCCGCTACTCTCCCTGGCTTCAACCGGCTGCCGAAGCTCGGCCAGCGCTTCAAATTCCCACGCCGCAACAGCTTCAACCTAGCCAGCTATCGCCCCCTTTGTTGCCGTTGTCAATCACACCTCCAGGTAACCAAGCGTCGGCGGTGCAGTCACCCACTATACATACTGTCTCAGCGACCCCGGACGCCTGGTCGGATATCCTGCATTCGGTTGTTACCACTTCTCCACTTCGTATTTTAGTCTCACCTCTGTTCTCACCACAGCCTCCGCCGCCGCTGTCCAGTATTCCTGCGTCTACTGCCGACGTTTCCACGCAGACCTCACCGCTCTCATCGACTCAGGTCCAGCCACCGACGCGCTCCAAGTCTATTCCAGCACTCATGGACATTCCAACGCGACCACCGCCTGGTTGGCGTCCTGCTTCTAATCGCCGTCGCCCACGCCGCCGTCTTCGTCCTTACTGGGAGTGA